CAAGACTAGCTGGTCTTCCTAAAGAAGTCCTTCTGAATAGTAAAAAAATACTGAGAGGACTGGAAAAGCGCAAAGAGCTTATAGAAAAAACAGTTAATGTAGAACAGCTTTCCCTTTTTGCGGAAAATGATATGGTAGAAGAAGAACAGCAGAATCTGAAAGAAGATTTTTACGAGGAATTATTATTTGATATTGAAAATATAGATGTTAATAATTTAACGCCGCTGGAAGCTCTGAGTATTTTAAGCGACCTGAAGAAAAAAATGGAGGAGATAAATTAAATGTGGAAAAAACTTATATACATATTATTGGCTGTTTTTGTAGCATATTTTATTTATGTTATATTTTTTAAAACTGTTGCACCTCCATCGGAAATAGACCAATTAAAAGAAAAAGCCAAAACCAAAAAGGTAGTTTATTATCTGAAAGACGATGCGGTAATATATGCTGATGAACAGATAGGACTTCCTGATGATAAGGAAATTACATTTAAAAATGTAATTATAGATTTACTGAAAAAAGATGTAATGATAACAGGAAAAGAGGGACTTCTTGAGACAGAGTCACAGGATATGCAGATAAAGGGCGAAGTAGTAGGAAGAACCAAAGATAATAAGTGGACTCTTTTCAGCGAACTTCTGACTTATGAGAAAGCCACGGATAAACTGGCGTCACCTGTGAGAACAAAGGCTGTAAACAGTGAAGACGGTACGACAATACTGGGAGATAAATTAGAAACCACAACTGAATTTCTGGAAATACATCTTACCGGAAATACTGATTTTACAAAGGAAAAAGACAGGATAACTGCTGATAAGGCAGTGTATTATACAGAACAGAAAAAAGTAGATGCCAATGGAAGTGTGCATTATACCGGAGAAGGCAATGAATTAAAAGCTAATTCGGCAGTATACGAACTTTTGACAGAAATACTTACTGCTGACGGAAATGTATATTACAAGGACGCAGGTTCTGAGATTACTGCGGGACATGCAGTTTATGATATAAAAGGACAAATGGTAAATGCCAGAGGCGGAGGAAGATTTAAGTATCCGCAGAATAATGTTGACGGTGATTACATAGAAGGTATTTATAATCTAAAAGATCAGGTACTGGTGACGAATTCTGCATTTACATTAAATAACGACGGGTATATAATAAAAGGAAACAGTCTTCATTATGTAGTAAGTACCGGAGATGCACTTATGAGTTCCAGTTTTTCCGTAAGAAGGGAAAATATGGTCGTTTCGGGCAGCAGCGGTAATGCAAATACCAAAACAAAAAATATCTTTGCAAACAGTATGGTTATGAGAAGTGATCAGGGAGATATTATTACTTCCAATACCGGAGACGGTAACTTTGAAAAGAGAGAGTTTAAGTTTGACGGAAACGTTAACGGAAAAATAAGAGGAAATGTAAAAGACTTTGTAAAAAGTAAAGAAAAGCTCATAGATTCCGAAGCAATATATTTTACAGGAGCTACTGCGAAAATATACTTTCTGGTTCATCAGGATAATGAATACAGCATGACCAGAGGAGAAATAAAAAATAATGTAAATGTACGCTATAAAGATCTGAACATGCTTTCACAGTACAGTGAAATAGATGCCGGTAAAAACGTGGTTCTTTCAAGAGATGATGTCAGACTGACATTCAGGGAAAGTACACAAATGACAGCTAACTATTTCTACATAGATTTGAATACAGAAAACGGGTATGCTCAGACAAACGTAAAAATAATTAATAATATCGGCGGCGGAAAAGTAGACATAAGTACGGATAAAGCCATTATAAATAACAAAACAAGACAGCTTGAGCTTTTGGGGAACGTAGTGACTTATAAAGATAAGACGAGAATAAGCTCAAACAAAGCATACTATGATATAGATAAGAAGATACTTCAAAATGAAGAAAATATAAAAGTAGATTATTATCTGAAGAAAAATGAGCCTGCACAAAATGAAAGAAAGTCAGAAAAGACTGATACAGACGCTGTGGATGATGTATATGCGAGACTGGGAACTCCTGAAATAAAAGGAAACCGTGTTAGTCTTCCGAAAAGCATGGAAGCTTCTAATAAAATTCCTGTGAATATAAAATGGAGCAGTTCAAATGACGGGAGCATTGACAGAACGGGAAGAGTAAGCAAGGAATTCTAC
The Sebaldella sp. S0638 DNA segment above includes these coding regions:
- a CDS encoding immunoglobulin-like domain-containing protein, whose product is MWKKLIYILLAVFVAYFIYVIFFKTVAPPSEIDQLKEKAKTKKVVYYLKDDAVIYADEQIGLPDDKEITFKNVIIDLLKKDVMITGKEGLLETESQDMQIKGEVVGRTKDNKWTLFSELLTYEKATDKLASPVRTKAVNSEDGTTILGDKLETTTEFLEIHLTGNTDFTKEKDRITADKAVYYTEQKKVDANGSVHYTGEGNELKANSAVYELLTEILTADGNVYYKDAGSEITAGHAVYDIKGQMVNARGGGRFKYPQNNVDGDYIEGIYNLKDQVLVTNSAFTLNNDGYIIKGNSLHYVVSTGDALMSSSFSVRRENMVVSGSSGNANTKTKNIFANSMVMRSDQGDIITSNTGDGNFEKREFKFDGNVNGKIRGNVKDFVKSKEKLIDSEAIYFTGATAKIYFLVHQDNEYSMTRGEIKNNVNVRYKDLNMLSQYSEIDAGKNVVLSRDDVRLTFRESTQMTANYFYIDLNTENGYAQTNVKIINNIGGGKVDISTDKAIINNKTRQLELLGNVVTYKDKTRISSNKAYYDIDKKILQNEENIKVDYYLKKNEPAQNERKSEKTDTDAVDDVYARLGTPEIKGNRVSLPKSMEASNKIPVNIKWSSSNDGSIDRTGRVSKEFYGGKTTYVTLTAELTAGTASRSKSFNVNVQPESIEEMLERASTKVYIPNAVKIGEKVSLPATAKVNIYGKILEIPVEWNKNDDVVTNEIQLYSDTQIVEILKFNGRTYRKTYNIKVR